A single Drosophila ananassae strain 14024-0371.13 chromosome 3L, ASM1763931v2, whole genome shotgun sequence DNA region contains:
- the LOC6495325 gene encoding membrane-bound alkaline phosphatase: protein MARQVILFLIIAACLNASVLGDRDHPVPGRSLDGQTHAIKYLEEQQTQYWVDKAQAKILSKLAEAQSTNTNKAKNVILFLGDGMSVHTVTATRNLLGDSASQVYFEGFPFTGLSKTYCVNRQVADSACTSTAYLGGVKANYGTIGVNANVTRYSCDGAQNEEDQVLSIAQWAQAAGKDAGLVTTARVTHASPAGVYAHIADRNWENDWEVANRFCDPEKTIDIARQLVEQPVGKGLKVILGGGRQMFINATFNDEEGLPGLRNDGRHLINDWLEQKKEANVSANYVWSRKGLSLVDPEKTDYLLGLFASSHLPYNGDRIRKRSQLADPSLSELTEAAIRVLSKNSEGFFLFVEGARIDMAHHDTYARRSLEDTAEFANAVKTARELTSDEDTLIVVTADHAHVMSINGYPDRTQDITGLAQNADDGLPYTTLSYANGPGYYNGFNRVEGRAKLKAKLLDDADYQYPTLVPLDAETHGGDDVAVYASGPYAQYFSGTYEQSNIPALMARAAGIGPYA, encoded by the exons ATGGCCAGGCAAGTGATCCTCTTCCTCATCATAGCCGCTTGCCTCAACGCGAGTGTCTTGGGAGACAGAG ACCATCCTGTTCCCGGACGTTCCCTCGATGGACAAACCCATGCCATTAAGTATCTGGAAGAGCAGCAGACCCAGTACTGGGTGGACAAGGCTCAGGCCAAAATCCTCTCCAAGCTGGCTGAGGCTCAGTCCACAAACACCAACAAGGCCAAGAACGTGATCCTGTTCCTGGGCGATGGCATGTCCGTGCACACGGTCACGGCCACTAGGAACCTGCTGGGCGACAGTGCATCGCAGGTGTACTTCGAGGGATTCCCCTTCACCGGCCTGTCCAAGACGTACTGCGTCAATCGCCAGGTGGCCGACTCCGCCTGCACTTCCACCGCCTACCTGGGCGGCGTTAAGGCCAACTACGGAACCATCGGCGTCAATGCCAATGTTACTCGGTACAGTTGCGATGGCGCCCAAAACGAGGAGGATCAGGTCCTCAGCATCGCTCAGTGGGCCCAGGCTGCCGGCAAGGATGCTGGTCTGGTGACCACAGCCCGAGTGACACACGCCTCCCCGGCCGGAGTCTACGCCCATATCGCCGATCGTAACTGGGAGAACGACTGGGAGGTTGCCAATAGGTTCTGTGATCCCGAGAAAACCATCGACATTGCCCGGCAGCTGGTGGAGCAGCCGGTGGGTAAGGGACTCAAGGTGATCCTGGGCGGCGGTCGCCAGATGTTCATCAACGCCACCTTCAATGACGAGGAGGGACTACCCGGTCTGCGCAACGATGGACGCCACTTGATCAACGACTGGCTGGAGCAGAAGAAGGAGGCCAATGTCTCGGCCAACTATGTGTGGAGTCGCAAGGGTCTCAGTCTGGTGGATCCGGAGAAGACGGACTACCTTCTCGGCCTGTTTGCCAGCTCGCATCTGCCCTACAATGGCGATCGGATCAGGAAGCGCAGCCAGCTGGCGGATCCCTCTCTCAGCGAGCTCACTGAAGCCGCCATCCGGGTGCTGAGCAAGAACTCCGAAGGATTCTTCCTGTTTGTCGAGGGCGCTCGCATCGATATGGCCCACCATGACACCTACGCCCGGCGCTCCCTGGAGGACACGGCCGAGTTTGCCAATGCCGTGAAGACGGCTCGCGAATTGACCTCCGACGAGGATACTCTCATCGTTGTCACCGCCGATCATGCCCACGTCATGTCCATTAATGGATATCCG GACCGCACCCAGGACATTACTGGTCTGGCCCAGAACGCGGACGATGGCCTGCCCTACACCACCCTATCGTATGCCAACGGACCCGGCTACTACAATGGCTTCAACCGTGTGGAGGGACGTGCCAAGCTGAAGGCCAAGCTCCTGGATGACGCCGATTACCAGTACCCGACTCTGGTGCCCCTGGACGCTGAAACCCATGGCGGGGATGATGTGGCTGTTTATGCTTCGGGTCCATATGCCCAGTACTTCAGCGGCACCTACGAACAGAGCAACATTCCGGCTCTGATGGCCCGGGCTGCTGGCATCGGACCCTATGCCTAG
- the LOC6495324 gene encoding odorant receptor 45b: MYPRFLDRNYPLKKHLFFVTRYSFGLLGLSFGQKMSWFQLAWLVFNFVNLAHCCQAEFDFGWSHLRTSPVDAMDAFCPLACSATTLFKLGWMWWRRQEVADLINHIRQLTEEQEGRKDSRRDNAQRSTYVMATRSGMLVLTLGSINTGAFVLRSLWEMYARRRQEFKFDMPFRMLFPDFAHRMPWFPVFYLYSIWSGQVTVYAFAGTDGFFFGFTLYVAFLLQALKWDVLDALRSVQDPSVKESKLCCQQLADIVDRHNEIEKIVERFSGIMAAPTFVHFVSASVVIATSVIDILLYSGYNIIRYVVYTFTVSSAIFLYCYGGTEMATESLSLGEAAYCSAWYKWDRETRRRVFLIILRAQRPITVRVPFFAPSLPVFTSVLKFTGSIVALAKTIL, encoded by the exons ATGTACCCGCGATTCCTGGACCGCAACTATCCGCTGAAGAAGCATCTGTTCTTTGTTACCAGATACTCCTTTGGCCTGCTGGGACTtagttttggccaaaaaatgtcCTGGTTCCAGTTGGCCTGGTTGGTGTTCAACTTTGTCAACCTGGCCCACTGCTGTCAGGCGGAGTTTGACTTTGGTTGGAGCCATCTCCGCACCAGTCCCGTGGATGCCATGGACGCCTTTTGTCCACTGGCCTGTAGTGCCACTACCCTCTTCAAGCTGGGCTGGATGTGGTGGCGCCGCCAGGAGGTGGCCGATCTGATAAACCACATCCGCCAGCTCACCGAGGAACAGGAGGGAAGGAAGGACTCCCGAAGGGATAATGCTCAGAGGAGCACCTACGTTATGGCCACCAGGAGTGGAATGCTGGTGTTAACATTGGGCAGCATAAACACCGGAGCCTTTGTCCTTCGATCCCTTTGGGAGATGTATGCTCGAAGACGACAGGAATTCAAATTCGATATGCCATTTCGAATGCT ATTTCCTGACTTTGCTCATCGAATGCCCTGGTTTCCCGTTTTCTACTTGTACTCCATCTGGAGCGGCCAGGTCACAGTCTATGCCTTCGCTGGCACCGATGGCTTCTTCTTCGGGTTCACTCTCTACGTGGCTTTCTTGCTCCAAGCTCTCAAATGGGATGTCTTGGATGCCCTGAGATCGGTTCAAG ATCCTTCAGTTAAAGAGTCAAAGCTATGCTGTCAGCAGTTGGCGGATATAGTGGATCGCCATAATGAAATCGAAAAGATTGTGGAGCGATTTTCTGGCATCATGGCGGCTCCTACTTTCGTGCACTTTGTATCCGCCAGTGTGGTTATAGCCACCAGTGTGATTGATATTCTTCTG TATTCTGGCTATAATATCATCCGGTATGTGGTGTATACCTTCACGGTTTCTTCAGCCATTTTTCTCTACTGTTATGGTGGAACAGAAATGGCTACTGAA AGCCTTTCTCTGGGGGAGGCTGCCTATTGTAGTGCCTGGTATAAATGGGATCGAGAGACCAGAAGAAGGGTCTTCCTCATTATCCTCAGAGCCCAGCGACCCATCACAGTAAGAGTGCCCTTTTTTGCGCCATCTCTGCCAGTTTTTACTTCG gTCTTAAAGTTTACTGGTTCTATTGTGGCCTTGGCTAAAACCATATtataa